CCCTCATCGGCACACGTGTCATGAATGTTGGTCATGATTTGCATTAGCTCTTCGCACAGCGCTTTTTTCGACATGCTTTTGCGCATCTTGTTCTGACTGATTTCCAGCCCGGAAACGGCAACGCCGCCAGCGTTGGCGGCCTTGCCGGGTGCAAACAACAAATCGCTTTGCTTCACCAGTTCCTTGGCTTGTGCAGTCGTCGGCATATTTGCCCCTTCGACCAAGGCCATGCAGCCGTTATCGATCAGTGCTTTGATGCCTTCAGCGTCCAATTCGTTCTGCGTCGCAGAAGGAATTGCGATATCGCATACGACATACCACGGAGCCTTGTCAGCGTGCCAGTCGGCATCAAATTCGGATGCGTATTTTTCAAGGCTGGCACCCGGTTGTGATTTATGCGTGCGCACCCAATCAATCTTGTCCTGCGTCAAACCATCCTTGTCGTGGATGAACCCATTGCTGTCAGATAGCGTGATGACCTTTGCACCACGATCCAGCGCGAGCTCTGCGGCGTGGGTTGCAACGTTTCCGGCACCGCTAATGACGACGGACTTACCATCAAGATCTTCGTTATGGGCCGCGAGCATGCACGACAGAAACTGGATAACCCCATAGCCTGTTGCCTCTGTCCGCATATCGCTGCCGCCAAAGGAAAGGCCTTTTCCGGTCAGGACGCCCTCGAACCGGTTTGTGATGCGCCGATAAGCACCGAACAGATAGCCGATCTCGCGTGCGCCCACGTTGATATCACCTGCTGGAACGTCCGTGTCCGCACCAATATGACGGTAGAGTTCGCCCATGAACGCCTGACAGAAGCGCATAATCTCTGCGTCTGACCGGCCTGATGGATCAAAATCTGATCCACCTTTGCCGCCGCCCATAGGGAGCCCGGTAAGCCCGTTCTTGAAGGTCTGTTCAAATCCAAGAAATTTCAGAACTGACGTATTGACCGTGGGATGAAATCGCAGCCCGCCTTTGTAGGGGCCAATTGCACCATTAAATTGCACCCGGTAACCGCGGTTCACCTGTACTGCGCCTGAATCGTCGACCCACGATACGCGAAACGTGATGATCCTGTCGGGCTCGACGAGCCGCGGAAGAATGCCCGCGTCCAGGTATTCCTTATTCTCATTCACGACTGGAACTAGATCAGGAATAACTTCTCCGGTCGCTTGGTGAAACTCTTCCTCGTGCGGTGTTCTGATCCGCAGATCCGACAGGAATTGGTGGGCATCAATCTTGGAGGTCATCGCTAGCCTTTGGTTTTGTCAAAGCGTTTGCATCAGATCTTGCAGCCGCTTCGTAAGTTTCGTGTTCTCTTCGTCGTCTACCGACACCACCACGAGCGCGGGGCCTTCAAACGCGAGTGCAGCTTTAAAACGTTCTTTGAAGTCTTCAGGTGCTTTGCAGATTTCCGGCTTCCAGCCGAACGCCTTGCACAGCCCGGCCCAATCCGGATTTGTGAATGACAAGGGCGTGTGATGGCCGAATTGTTCGTCTTGTTTCCACGCGATCAATCCGTAGCTTTCGTTTTCCCAGACGACCACTGTGACATCAACGCCAAGTCGCGCAGCAGTTTCCATTTCCTGTATGTTCATCATGATATCGCCGTCACCGGCGAGACCGACGGCCTTGCGATCCGGACAGGCAAGTGCAGCTGCGATGACGCCCGGCAGCGGCATCCCCATTGAGCAAAAGCCGTTTGAGATCAGACATGTGTTCGGCAGACTTGATCCAAAATGGCGCGCAATCCACATCTTGTGCGCGCCCACGCCTGAGATGAGAATATCAGACGCGCCCATGACGTCGCGCATCGCAGCCAAAGCTGTCTGGGGCGCAATTGCCTTGTTGTTGGGTTCGGGCCTGCGCTGAAGTTCCTCGCGCATCGCGTCGCGCAGATTGTGCTGGCGCGCAAGATCGAACGTTGCGGGTCTATTCATCGCGCATTCTGCAAGCTCTGCGAGGGAAACACCAACTTCACCAACCAGTTCAAGCACCGGCTGATACGCCGCATCGACGACTGCAGGCGAAGCCCCAACATGAATAAGCTCGCAGGTCGCATTGAGGTTTGATGGTGGATATTCGACAAGATCATAGCCAACTGCCACGACAAGGTCTGCTTCGGTCGCGATCAGATCGGGGATGTCGAATTGCCCAAGCCCGATGGTGTGCAGGCAGGACGGGTCATCGGCAGCGACAGCCCCCTTACCCATCATTGTCGTCAAGACGCCGATGCCAGATGACTTTGCAAAGGTGCGAAGCTCTTCGCTCGCCCCTGACCTGATAACGCCGTGACCTGCAATGACAATCGGGCTGCTTGCTTCTGCGATGCGGCTCCAGACCCGTGCCGTTTGATCCAAATTTGGAACTGCTGGCGGCGGTGTGGTAAAGTGTAGAGGTGCTCCATCACTATCCTGTCCTGCAATGTCTTCCGGCAATTCGATGTGAACAGCGCCAGGCCGTTCCGCCGTGGCGGTGCGCACGGCCTGTGAGACGATTTCCGGTATTGTTTCAGGAGTCTTAACGCTGGCCTGCCATTTCGTTATTGGTGCCATCATGCGCATGACGTCCATCATCTGATGGCTTTCCTTGTGCTGTCGTTCCAGCCCGGCCTGACCTGTGATGACAATCAATGGCGTATTGTCCATATTCGCCTGCGCGACTCCGGTCATCAAATTGGTTGCACCTGGTCCCAAAGTACCAAGGCAGACGCCAACTTCGCCGGTCAGCCGACCATGCACTGCTGCCATAAAGGCAGCGCCCTGTTCGTGTCGGGTTAGAACGAAGTCGATTTCCGACTTCTCCAGTGCGATCATGAAATCTGCGTTTTCCTCGCCCGGGACACCGAAAATCCGCTGTACACCCGCCGCCGCGAGGCATTTAACCATCAGGTCGCTGGCATTCATAGGTATTGCCCCACAGGTGCCTTTCGCCAGAATTGGCACTGTGGCACAAAACTTCGAAAATGAACGAGCGTCAGGATCAGATCCCACCCCCGTTTGATTGACCTTAGTGGTCTGGGCCGTCTTTGGCCAACGTCGACTTCTTCGTGTCACGCTCCAAGCGCGTTTCGGTCCGCTTTTTGCTGTAAAGCGCCAGTGCGGCGACGGTCAAAAGCGTAAAGATTGATAGTCCGCCAAGTAAAAGTTCCATAGACATGGTGATTTCCTCAGTTTGGTTGCCTTTAGTAAGGAACCACCAAGCACCTGATCTGTTCCAATGTTGCGTGGTTTCTCAACCAGCAGAGTTGATGATCGCCTCGACGCTCCATGGCGCTGGCACGCTGTCGCTGACTATGATGTTGTCCGCTTTTTTCGGAATATTGCGGATATCGAAAGGTATGACCTGTTCATCTTCGTCTGTCCGTAAGATGATGTTCTGACATGCCATGTCAGAGCATTTCACCACTATATCATGCCAACGGCCAAGTTCTTTGATGGAATTGAAGACCGGCACGTCTTGAAGCTGTGACGCCCAAAAACGGCCTTTACTATCTACTGCACCATCCGGTCTTTCCACTGCGTCGCTGTCAAAAAGGCTTTCATTCAAAAGCGCCCCCATCAGCGCAAGCGAAACGGTATTTCCGAATGGGCCTGTAATCAGCGGTGGCAGCGCCGACACATCGACAGCCTGATCCGATTTTTCGATTTCCCGGATCGCACCATCCTTTGAACGATCGACAAGCACCTGCGCCCCCTCCAGCTTGGCGCAGCGGGTGTCAATCAACATCGGGATCTTGCCACGATCGGTCGAAACACTGGCGAAAATCATACTGATACGGCTTGTCACTATGTCGACGATAAAATCCAGGATTTCGCCTTCGTCTTTCGTTGCTTCCCGAAAGAGGAGCCGCGTTTCACGCAACGTGCGCAGGGTGACGGTTTGCTCTTGTTCGCGGGTTTGATCACCTGTCGGCATCGCACTCTCCCCATGACGTCAGTTTCTCTGAAAGAACAATCAATTAGCAGGATTGTTCCCAAACGCTTTGGAACAATAGCGCATTTTGACAGTTGATGCAGCGAAAGGGGGTGCCCAATGGCAGACCACGGAAATTCCATCAAGAATGACGACACTTACGAGGCTCTTCGCGAAGATGGTGCCTCCAAGTCGAAAGCGGCGGCAATTGCGAATGCGCAAGCCAACGACGATCAATCACCATCAAAGAAAGGCGGAAAAGCGCCGCCTTACGAGGAATGGACGAAGGACGAACTGATGTCGCGCGCGCAAGAGTTGGACGTCGAAGGTCGGTCGGACATGACCAAGGATGAACTTATCGACGCCCTGCGTAATCAATAGGAGCAGCTGCAATGTCAAACTATTCAAAAGGCGATCAGGTCAAGTGGGACTGGGGTGATGGCACCGCGAAAGGTGAGGTCAAAGAAGTTTTCACCAGCGACGTGACGCGCACGATCAAGGGCAATGAAGTCACTCGCAACGCCAGCGAAGACAAGCCTGCCTATCTGATCGAACAGGACGACGGTGATGAAGTTCTGAAATCCGACAGCGAGGTTTCGAAGGCCTAATTCGTTTTACAGGATACTGACAAGGAAGTGCTTTTCGTAACCATCACAGCATCACGAGAAGCACGCCAACCGCGAGTGCACCGACTGTTAGGATGCTCGCCAGAATATACATCTGTTTATCAGACTGTTCCGCCACGTCGTGGCTATCCATTCGTTGCTGTGTTCGGCGTGCTTTTGTCGCAGCAGCCCAGAAGATCATGATCGCAGCCAGAACGAAGACGAGGGATACGCCCTTCGCGATCAGCGGGTAGCTCGTATCACCAAACAAGGCGCGCAAACCTAAAGCTAGCGCGATGCATGCCATGCCTGTCCGCATCCAGCCGGCGAACGTGCGTTCATTTGCCAAGACCGTCCGATCTTCAGCCCAAGCCGTGCGCGTGTCCGCAAGATCGTCTGAGGTTGGTTCATCTGGAAGATCGGCTTCAGGCATGACGCATGTCTAGTCTGTCCCTGATTGGCCTGCAATCGGAAGAGGCTCTTTGAAAGTGAGAGTCCGATAAGGGAACGGTATCTCGATCCCGGCTGTATCGAGCGCCTTTTTGACCGCACCGATCACTTCGTCGCGCGACTGACGCACCTTGACCGGTTCTGATCCAGTCCACCACGTTACTTCGAAATTGACGGAAGAACTGCCAAATTCCTGTGCGAATATCTGAATTGGTTTGTCGACGTTCGCAACGGTCTCACACCCACTGACGGCGTCCTTGATTGTGCTTCGCGCTTCATCAAGATCGACATCATAGGCAACGCCGCAGATCACAGTAACGCGCCGCAGCTCTTGTTGTGTGCGTACGATGACGGGATTTTTGAAAAGGATTGCATTCGGGACGATGACAAGTTGGCCATCGGTCCGCATGATATGGCTTTCACGAATGGCTATATGATCCACGCGGCCTTCGATGTCGTTGCAGGCGATGTGATCGCCGATCCGCATTTCTTTGCGGAAAAGAATAATGATGCCTGCAAGAAAGTTTTCGAAAACGTCTTTGAATGCAAAACCGATAGCGACCGATCCAATGCCGAGGCCCGCAAGAATGCTGGCCGGCGTTAGTCCCGGAAATACAATGATCGCCGCGATCATGACGCCAAGAACCCAGATCGCGATAGACACCAGAAGCGAAAACAGGTCTTGCAGACTTTGGCGCAGGTTAGTCCGCGCCAGCGCCCTTTCGACGAGCGATTGCAAAGCCCGCTTCACCGCCCAGGTTGCAATCAAAACGACGAGTGCCACCGCAAACTGCGGAAGCATCTCGATCGCTGCGCGGCCGATTTCGTTCAGCTGCTTTAGAAGGATATTGATCGGCTCCAAGGTGAAGTCCTAGTGCGGCTTTACATCTGACGGCATTGTCGTCTGTGTAGACGCCGTATCGCTTTGCTGACGCATTGCATCCTGTGCAGCGTCCATCGCTTCGCGACCTTGGGCTGCGACGCGATCGACTTCCTGCCGGAAAACTGCCTCGGCCTGGTCAACCAAAGCGTCACGGTAGTCGCCAAATGTATCGTCTTCGATCTTTGTGCGCGGCAGCGTAATTGCAATCAAAGCACCAGCCGCTGCGACACCTGCACAGATGGCTAGTGGATTGGCATCGAACGCATTGCTTGACCGTGTCTTGACGGCATTTCCTGCCTGTTCGATCTTCACTTGGGCATCAAGCGCCTTCTTTCGCGCTTCTATGACACGGGCACGTGCGGCATCACCAAGATTGGCCGTTCCATCATACAACGCATCGCGCATTTGCGCTGCGGTCTGTGTTACTTGATGCTTTGCTTGTGCGATCTTTGTGCGGACAGGATCTGCCTCACCGTTAATTCGCCACGCGGTACCCTTCTCATCGTCCTGTTTTGACGTGCCGAGCGTCAACATGGCAATTCCTGCACCGATCACGGCGACAGCAACCGGATTGTCTTTCGCGGATTGCAAAGCTTTCTGGATAAACTCAGGAGCGGATTTGTCCCAGTTATCCATCAGCGCCTTCGGCTTGAAGCTTTCAGCGAGTGCGGACAGGGAAGTTGCCAAAGCGTTTCTTTCTTCTTCAATTTCCGCTTGAAGCATTTCGTTATTGATGTGGTCAACCATTGTATGTCTCCTTCAAAGCCCGAGCATCTTTTCGGATCGTGCTGATGGTGTCGTGCGGCACCAAAGATGCAGATTTCAGCATTGTCGTGCCTTTCCAGACCAGACCGCCCGCAATCAGCAAGCAAAGTGCTGCTATAATGCAGGCTGCTGCAGTGGGCGAAAAACCGGAAGCGATCAATGCTGCGACAGCCGCGGCTGTCAGAACGTGAAACCCTGCGACGGCGATAACCATCGCGGCTGCGAGTAGCGCACAAGCGACAAAGACCCGGTTCAACCGCGCAGACATTTCTGATTTCAGAAGCGCCAGCTCCTTGCGCAAGAGACGATGCAGGTGCGCAAGAATTGATGAAACGGCTGTCGTCGTATCAGGATGCGATCCTGGTGTCTTCATGACGGGATCCGCTGATCCGGTGTTAGGCCGTGATCCACAGCAGTGTCCGTAGCCTGTTGATCCAGCGTCCGCCCGCTAGAGCGCACGAAACGCCCGACGGCGAAACCGGCAAGAGCAGCGACAGACAAGGCTGCAATCGGGTGACGACGCGCAAGTTCGGCCGTGTCCGCAGCGAGGTTCGCTGGATCAGTTGTACGCACCTTGTCTGCAAAAGCCTGAACACGAGCAGCAGCAGCCTCGACAGCTTCTGTATGCGGTGCGCCTTCGGTCATTTGATCGGCAACAGCGTGTAGCTGCTCTGCCTTTGATGCCGCACCGTTTGCCAGTGCATCTTTCGCGCTTTCT
The sequence above is drawn from the Cognatiyoonia koreensis genome and encodes:
- the gdhA gene encoding NADP-specific glutamate dehydrogenase, encoding MTSKIDAHQFLSDLRIRTPHEEEFHQATGEVIPDLVPVVNENKEYLDAGILPRLVEPDRIITFRVSWVDDSGAVQVNRGYRVQFNGAIGPYKGGLRFHPTVNTSVLKFLGFEQTFKNGLTGLPMGGGKGGSDFDPSGRSDAEIMRFCQAFMGELYRHIGADTDVPAGDINVGAREIGYLFGAYRRITNRFEGVLTGKGLSFGGSDMRTEATGYGVIQFLSCMLAAHNEDLDGKSVVISGAGNVATHAAELALDRGAKVITLSDSNGFIHDKDGLTQDKIDWVRTHKSQPGASLEKYASEFDADWHADKAPWYVVCDIAIPSATQNELDAEGIKALIDNGCMALVEGANMPTTAQAKELVKQSDLLFAPGKAANAGGVAVSGLEISQNKMRKSMSKKALCEELMQIMTNIHDTCADEGQGGKRIDYAKGANIAGFRKVADAMLAQGVG
- a CDS encoding acetolactate synthase large subunit, with product MNASDLMVKCLAAAGVQRIFGVPGEENADFMIALEKSEIDFVLTRHEQGAAFMAAVHGRLTGEVGVCLGTLGPGATNLMTGVAQANMDNTPLIVITGQAGLERQHKESHQMMDVMRMMAPITKWQASVKTPETIPEIVSQAVRTATAERPGAVHIELPEDIAGQDSDGAPLHFTTPPPAVPNLDQTARVWSRIAEASSPIVIAGHGVIRSGASEELRTFAKSSGIGVLTTMMGKGAVAADDPSCLHTIGLGQFDIPDLIATEADLVVAVGYDLVEYPPSNLNATCELIHVGASPAVVDAAYQPVLELVGEVGVSLAELAECAMNRPATFDLARQHNLRDAMREELQRRPEPNNKAIAPQTALAAMRDVMGASDILISGVGAHKMWIARHFGSSLPNTCLISNGFCSMGMPLPGVIAAALACPDRKAVGLAGDGDIMMNIQEMETAARLGVDVTVVVWENESYGLIAWKQDEQFGHHTPLSFTNPDWAGLCKAFGWKPEICKAPEDFKERFKAALAFEGPALVVVSVDDEENTKLTKRLQDLMQTL
- a CDS encoding DUF7218 family protein, producing MADHGNSIKNDDTYEALREDGASKSKAAAIANAQANDDQSPSKKGGKAPPYEEWTKDELMSRAQELDVEGRSDMTKDELIDALRNQ
- a CDS encoding DUF2945 domain-containing protein; amino-acid sequence: MSNYSKGDQVKWDWGDGTAKGEVKEVFTSDVTRTIKGNEVTRNASEDKPAYLIEQDDGDEVLKSDSEVSKA
- a CDS encoding YidH family protein; the encoded protein is MPEADLPDEPTSDDLADTRTAWAEDRTVLANERTFAGWMRTGMACIALALGLRALFGDTSYPLIAKGVSLVFVLAAIMIFWAAATKARRTQQRMDSHDVAEQSDKQMYILASILTVGALAVGVLLVML
- a CDS encoding mechanosensitive ion channel family protein — protein: MEPINILLKQLNEIGRAAIEMLPQFAVALVVLIATWAVKRALQSLVERALARTNLRQSLQDLFSLLVSIAIWVLGVMIAAIIVFPGLTPASILAGLGIGSVAIGFAFKDVFENFLAGIIILFRKEMRIGDHIACNDIEGRVDHIAIRESHIMRTDGQLVIVPNAILFKNPVIVRTQQELRRVTVICGVAYDVDLDEARSTIKDAVSGCETVANVDKPIQIFAQEFGSSSVNFEVTWWTGSEPVKVRQSRDEVIGAVKKALDTAGIEIPFPYRTLTFKEPLPIAGQSGTD
- a CDS encoding DUF3618 domain-containing protein, encoding MVDHINNEMLQAEIEEERNALATSLSALAESFKPKALMDNWDKSAPEFIQKALQSAKDNPVAVAVIGAGIAMLTLGTSKQDDEKGTAWRINGEADPVRTKIAQAKHQVTQTAAQMRDALYDGTANLGDAARARVIEARKKALDAQVKIEQAGNAVKTRSSNAFDANPLAICAGVAAAGALIAITLPRTKIEDDTFGDYRDALVDQAEAVFRQEVDRVAAQGREAMDAAQDAMRQQSDTASTQTTMPSDVKPH
- a CDS encoding phage holin family protein yields the protein MKTPGSHPDTTTAVSSILAHLHRLLRKELALLKSEMSARLNRVFVACALLAAAMVIAVAGFHVLTAAAVAALIASGFSPTAAACIIAALCLLIAGGLVWKGTTMLKSASLVPHDTISTIRKDARALKETYNG